The following proteins come from a genomic window of Salvia hispanica cultivar TCC Black 2014 chromosome 4, UniMelb_Shisp_WGS_1.0, whole genome shotgun sequence:
- the LOC125219599 gene encoding protein FAM133-like: protein MGKNQAYKAMQRGRLGSTSAGPEEAEDGLVDSSFHSPEWHAARLASLKTSHTVTWEEYKKKQKEEALKKGELEADKDRMMIEYRAQLDAERARKLARGSNYSSSKGSHKKDKKERDSRKHSSKKRKHSRRSSDSSSSSSETSSTDDDEREAKRSRRRKKEKRKSSRSRSKHSSKADKEADGPLPLSRFFGSLKG from the exons atggggaaaaatCAAGCCTACAAAGCTATGCAGAGAGGCCGGCTTGGCTCGACCTCAGCCGGGCCTGAAGAGGCTGAGGATGGCTTG GTTGATAGTTCATTTCATTCACCAGAGTGGCATGCTGCTCGATTGGCAAGTCTCAAAACTTCGCATACAGTTACATGGGAGGAGTATAAAAAGAAACAGAAG GAAGAAGCGTTGAAAAAAGGAGAATTGGAAGCAGATAAAGACAGGATGATGATTGAGTATAGAGCTCAGCTGGATGCTGAACGGGCACGTAAACTTGCTCGCGGGAGTAACTACTCAAGCAGCAAAGGAAGCCACAAAAAGG ATAAAAAGGAGAGAGATTCGAGAAAGCATAGCAGCAAGAAGCGGAAG CATTCACGGAGATCGTCAGATTCTAGTTCAAGTTCATCGGAAACATCAAGCACTGACGATGACGAGAGAGAAGCAAAAAGATCGAGGAGAAGGAAGAAGGAGAAAAGGAAAAGCTCAAGATCAAGATCAAAGCACTCGAGCAAAGCAGATAAAGAGGCTGATGGCCCCTTGCCCCTTTCTAGATTTTTTGGAAGCCTGAAAGGCTGA